In Aciduliprofundum sp. MAR08-339, a single window of DNA contains:
- a CDS encoding 30S ribosomal protein S17e: protein MGSIRPSNIKRVARALVDNYPDKFNGDFENNKIMVSKLTDVQTKRLRNMLAGYVTRYWKIKKMREEGS from the coding sequence ATGGGATCAATAAGGCCTTCAAACATAAAGAGAGTCGCTAGGGCGTTGGTGGATAATTATCCGGATAAGTTCAATGGAGATTTTGAGAATAACAAGATAATGGTTTCCAAACTCACTGATGTGCAGACAAAGAGATTGAGAAACATGCTTGCGGGGTATGTTACAAGGTACTGGAAAATCAAGAAGATGAGAGAAGAAGGTAGCTGA
- the rpl18a gene encoding 50S ribosomal protein L18Ae, which translates to MKVYRVAGLYSPKGKKWFKFTKDVVAYEEEAAKEKIYSIVGSKYGIKRRLIDIKEIKEINPEESHDPMVRYLMRDENE; encoded by the coding sequence ATGAAAGTGTACCGTGTTGCAGGTCTATACTCACCAAAGGGCAAGAAGTGGTTCAAGTTCACGAAGGATGTTGTGGCCTATGAAGAGGAGGCAGCCAAGGAAAAAATATACTCAATAGTGGGCAGCAAGTATGGAATAAAGAGAAGACTCATTGACATAAAAGAGATAAAGGAGATAAATCCAGAGGAATCCCACGATCCCATGGTAAGATACCTGATGCGTGATGAAAATGAATGA
- a CDS encoding class I SAM-dependent methyltransferase, which produces MSKEKAVEYAVRLIKRGYRKKSVIEKLEARGFNPEEIYEIARCRLRIKDKFSKKKLYFDTYGLRYSTPEIIGLYRARRIKGYTIADVSCGVGMQAIFLARTNREVLCVDIDGRRIEYAKRNAGAYGVNNMRFLVGDCFSQEVQSIAKKYDIIYSDPARKEEEKERKLENLMPSPLKIIEKYGERNYVFDLPPQISQDKIPEGWEKEYISLNGRIRRLTTYIGELYQHDRRAVALPSGAEIHSDELLEFTKKMEFSDYVYIVDESIYYARLLGSLERRYPIWYLQVGKRRTLASSSNLLKSGFLKPFKVIFFSDDIQEIIKFLRLENYGKVTLRLSVDPDKYWELRTEIERNLDGNDKASLFKIGENYVVGIQCNIT; this is translated from the coding sequence GTGAGCAAGGAGAAAGCCGTAGAGTACGCTGTAAGACTGATAAAAAGAGGTTATCGAAAGAAAAGTGTAATTGAAAAACTTGAGGCTCGTGGATTTAATCCTGAGGAAATCTACGAAATTGCAAGATGCAGGCTTCGTATCAAAGACAAATTTTCCAAGAAAAAGCTGTATTTTGATACCTATGGACTGAGGTATTCCACACCGGAGATTATAGGTCTTTACAGGGCAAGGAGAATCAAAGGATACACAATAGCGGATGTGAGTTGCGGTGTGGGAATGCAGGCCATTTTTCTTGCGAGGACTAATAGAGAAGTGCTGTGCGTTGACATTGACGGAAGGAGAATTGAGTATGCAAAAAGAAACGCTGGGGCTTATGGTGTGAATAATATGAGATTCTTAGTGGGAGATTGCTTCAGCCAAGAGGTGCAATCCATAGCCAAGAAATACGATATAATTTACTCTGATCCTGCAAGAAAAGAGGAGGAAAAAGAAAGAAAATTGGAGAACCTTATGCCTTCCCCCTTGAAAATAATTGAGAAATATGGGGAAAGAAATTATGTGTTCGATTTACCCCCTCAAATTTCTCAGGACAAGATACCAGAAGGTTGGGAAAAGGAGTACATATCCCTCAATGGCAGGATAAGAAGATTAACCACTTACATCGGTGAGTTATACCAGCACGACAGAAGAGCAGTAGCCCTCCCCTCAGGAGCCGAAATTCACTCTGATGAACTTTTAGAGTTTACTAAAAAAATGGAGTTTAGTGATTATGTTTACATAGTTGACGAATCAATTTATTACGCCCGGCTACTTGGCTCATTGGAGAGGAGATATCCAATTTGGTATTTGCAGGTGGGAAAGAGAAGAACCCTTGCCTCCTCAAGTAATCTTTTGAAATCTGGATTTCTAAAACCATTTAAAGTTATATTTTTCTCAGATGATATTCAGGAGATAATAAAATTTCTGAGATTGGAAAACTATGGGAAGGTAACACTTCGTCTCAGTGTTGATCCCGATAAATACTGGGAACTGAGAACTGAAATTGAAAGGAATCTTGATGGGAATGATAAAGCATCCCTTTTTAAAATAGGCGAGAATTATGTGGTTGGAATCCAATGCAACATAACATAG
- the ftsY gene encoding signal recognition particle-docking protein FtsY, which yields MFRGLKEKLGFIRKKAQSMDEEFTSGLGKKITEEKIEDFLWDIEIALMEADVAVDVIEKIKGDLKRALVGKKVKLRADLGKIVEDTLKNSIGDIFRTDFDFDSFVENSPRPTVIMFLGVNGTGKTTVIAKIAKYLMDKNHTVVLAAADTFRAGAIEQLDVHGKNLGVKVIKHQAGGDPAAVAYDAIKHAKAKRKDFVLIDTAGRMQTNRNLMEEMKKIKRVAKPHLTIFVGDSLAGNDAIEQAKIFDREVGVDAIILTKIDADAKGGAAISIAYELKKPIIFFGNGQNYEDLMKFDVNWFLKRVFGD from the coding sequence ATGTTCAGGGGCCTTAAGGAAAAACTTGGGTTCATAAGGAAAAAAGCCCAGAGCATGGACGAGGAATTCACATCCGGATTGGGGAAGAAGATCACAGAGGAGAAAATTGAGGATTTTCTGTGGGATATCGAAATAGCGCTGATGGAGGCAGATGTCGCTGTTGATGTCATTGAGAAGATAAAGGGGGATCTGAAAAGGGCCCTCGTGGGAAAGAAGGTCAAACTCCGTGCAGATCTAGGAAAAATTGTGGAAGACACCCTTAAAAACTCCATAGGGGACATATTTCGTACAGATTTTGATTTTGACTCCTTTGTGGAAAATTCCCCTAGGCCAACGGTGATCATGTTTCTCGGTGTAAATGGCACAGGAAAAACCACAGTGATAGCAAAGATTGCAAAGTACCTTATGGACAAGAACCACACTGTGGTGCTGGCAGCTGCGGATACATTCCGAGCCGGAGCTATTGAACAACTGGATGTGCACGGAAAGAACCTTGGAGTGAAGGTGATAAAGCACCAAGCGGGAGGGGACCCAGCCGCGGTGGCCTACGATGCAATTAAACATGCAAAGGCAAAAAGAAAGGACTTTGTGCTGATAGACACCGCTGGAAGAATGCAGACCAATAGGAACCTAATGGAAGAAATGAAAAAGATAAAGCGTGTGGCAAAACCCCATCTAACAATATTTGTTGGAGATTCTCTTGCCGGAAACGATGCCATCGAGCAGGCAAAGATTTTCGATAGGGAAGTGGGAGTAGATGCCATAATACTTACAAAGATAGACGCAGATGCGAAGGGTGGGGCTGCCATCAGCATAGCATACGAACTCAAAAAACCCATAATATTTTTTGGAAACGGACAGAACTATGAGGATTTGATGAAATTTGATGTTAACTGGTTCTTGAAAAGGGTTTTCGGTGATTAG
- a CDS encoding ABC transporter ATP-binding protein, with product MDDDILLKVENLHTYFYTYEGVVKAVDGVSFYVKKGEIFGLVGETGCGKSVTALSIIGLIDEPGKIESGKIIFNGKNLLELPEDEKRKIRGKGISMIFQEPMTALNPVYTIGDQILEIIMLHKYGIENLKKAPKDLKKKERKTVIDMLRLVRMPDPERAIDSYPHELSGGMRQRAMIAMMLATEPSLLIADEPTTALDVTVQAQILNILLDMREKLGISIILITHDLSVVADVCDRVGVMYAGNIVEVGDVYTIFKRPIHPYTRGLMQAIPSIAEKREELHYIRGSVPNLIYPPPGCRFHPRCEYAKDICKREKPQLVEVEPGHFVACHFANQFFANSKEGDGDE from the coding sequence ATGGATGATGATATTCTGCTAAAGGTAGAGAACCTTCACACATATTTTTACACCTACGAGGGTGTAGTGAAAGCCGTTGATGGTGTATCCTTCTATGTTAAAAAGGGTGAAATATTCGGGCTTGTTGGAGAGACCGGGTGCGGAAAATCCGTAACTGCACTTTCCATCATAGGACTCATAGATGAGCCGGGGAAAATTGAAAGTGGTAAAATCATATTCAATGGCAAGAATCTTCTGGAGCTTCCTGAAGATGAAAAGAGGAAGATAAGGGGTAAGGGGATTTCAATGATATTTCAGGAGCCCATGACCGCCCTGAATCCTGTTTATACAATTGGGGACCAGATCCTTGAAATAATAATGCTCCACAAATATGGCATAGAGAATCTCAAAAAGGCCCCAAAAGATCTAAAGAAGAAGGAAAGAAAAACGGTTATAGATATGCTGAGACTGGTTCGGATGCCCGATCCTGAAAGGGCTATAGACAGTTATCCCCATGAGTTGAGTGGTGGTATGCGTCAGAGGGCCATGATTGCAATGATGCTCGCAACTGAACCATCCTTACTTATAGCAGATGAGCCTACCACGGCTCTAGATGTGACCGTACAGGCACAGATTTTGAATATCCTTCTGGATATGAGGGAAAAACTTGGAATATCCATAATCTTGATAACCCATGATCTCAGTGTAGTGGCCGACGTGTGCGATAGGGTTGGTGTGATGTACGCGGGAAATATAGTGGAAGTGGGAGATGTTTATACCATATTCAAGAGACCTATACATCCGTATACGCGAGGTCTTATGCAGGCAATACCAAGTATTGCGGAGAAGAGGGAGGAGTTGCATTATATAAGGGGATCAGTACCAAACTTGATATATCCCCCTCCTGGATGCAGGTTCCACCCAAGATGCGAATATGCAAAGGATATATGTAAGAGAGAGAAGCCACAACTTGTAGAGGTCGAGCCAGGGCACTTTGTAGCCTGCCATTTTGCAAATCAATTTTTTGCAAATTCAAAGGAAGGTGATGGTGATGAATGA
- a CDS encoding ABC transporter substrate-binding protein — MKKSAIYGIIAVVVIIIVVVAAWAVMTAPPSKTKPQVKNPDTFVWDTIGDPQTLDPAEAYDTASGVVIQNVYQTLVTYHGTDTKTIYPLLATHWTVDKTGKNWTFYLRKDVKFSNGDPFNATAVKFSFDRVLIMNSPQTGVSWILSQFMYTYNATAKKWNSPDGKSSVQVVGPYTVEFHLREAYGGFLPAIAFTVASIVDPKVVNAHGGVVPNKDNSWMSQNMVGTGPYKLVEWQHNAFIKLEWNPNYWGGWSGHHVKYIIIRNIPSLATREQELVKGDADMAYIPVNHLNDTILTNDKYIKIDTGGLTFDVDMIEMNCRKTYQNETNPLYYKEVRQAISYAVPYDTIIKEVYKGYAIRLQGPIPKGMPGHDNNLFMYPYDIKKAQQLMNDARQKYGLPQTIKLTILYNQGNAVRAHIAEILKGSLLNIGIQLTIQELSWPTLLDKMDRGDYSMIIVGWAPDYNDPDDYAFPFLGSAAIGGDTYETGWHNATVDKLLLEAKYCVNQTKREQLYYEIQKIAMEDPSFIYIAQNKHVAVYRTWLQGYYYNPVMMLNFYSLYKAYS, encoded by the coding sequence ATGAAGAAGAGTGCAATATATGGAATAATTGCTGTGGTGGTGATAATAATTGTGGTGGTCGCCGCGTGGGCGGTGATGACAGCGCCACCCAGCAAGACAAAACCCCAAGTGAAGAACCCCGATACCTTTGTGTGGGACACAATAGGTGACCCACAGACATTGGATCCAGCAGAAGCGTACGATACGGCCTCGGGTGTAGTGATACAGAATGTTTATCAGACACTGGTTACCTATCATGGCACGGATACCAAGACCATATACCCGCTTCTTGCAACACACTGGACTGTGGATAAAACTGGAAAGAACTGGACATTCTATCTCAGAAAGGATGTGAAGTTCTCCAATGGTGATCCATTCAATGCTACAGCAGTTAAATTCTCCTTCGATCGCGTTCTTATAATGAATTCTCCGCAGACCGGTGTGTCTTGGATTTTGAGCCAGTTTATGTACACCTACAACGCCACTGCCAAGAAGTGGAACAGCCCAGATGGAAAGAGCAGTGTGCAGGTTGTGGGTCCATACACTGTGGAGTTCCATCTCAGAGAGGCCTATGGTGGTTTCTTGCCAGCCATAGCGTTCACCGTGGCATCCATCGTTGATCCAAAGGTCGTGAATGCTCACGGCGGAGTTGTTCCAAATAAGGATAATAGCTGGATGAGCCAGAACATGGTTGGAACCGGCCCGTACAAGCTCGTGGAGTGGCAGCACAATGCCTTTATAAAGCTTGAGTGGAACCCCAATTACTGGGGTGGCTGGAGTGGACATCATGTCAAGTACATAATAATAAGGAACATACCCTCACTGGCAACCAGGGAGCAGGAACTTGTGAAGGGAGATGCGGATATGGCCTACATTCCTGTGAATCACCTTAATGATACAATTCTGACCAATGACAAGTACATCAAGATAGATACTGGCGGACTCACGTTTGATGTGGATATGATCGAAATGAACTGCAGAAAGACCTACCAGAACGAGACAAATCCACTTTACTACAAGGAGGTCAGGCAGGCCATATCCTACGCTGTGCCATACGATACTATCATAAAGGAGGTGTACAAGGGCTATGCAATAAGGCTTCAGGGCCCAATACCAAAGGGTATGCCCGGTCACGACAACAACCTGTTTATGTACCCCTATGATATAAAGAAGGCTCAGCAGTTGATGAACGATGCAAGGCAGAAATACGGACTTCCACAGACCATCAAGTTAACCATACTCTACAACCAGGGTAACGCGGTTCGAGCCCACATAGCCGAAATTCTCAAGGGTTCATTGCTGAACATAGGCATACAGTTAACCATTCAGGAACTCTCATGGCCAACTCTCCTGGACAAGATGGATAGGGGAGATTACAGCATGATCATAGTTGGCTGGGCACCGGATTACAACGATCCTGATGACTACGCATTCCCATTCCTTGGCTCTGCCGCCATAGGTGGAGATACCTATGAGACCGGATGGCACAATGCCACTGTTGATAAACTGCTTCTGGAGGCAAAGTACTGTGTGAATCAGACCAAGAGAGAGCAGCTCTATTATGAAATCCAGAAGATAGCAATGGAGGACCCATCCTTCATCTATATCGCTCAGAACAAGCACGTTGCAGTTTACAGAACTTGGCTTCAGGGTTACTACTACAATCCAGTGATGATGCTGAACTTCTACAGCCTGTACAAGGCTTATTCCTAA
- a CDS encoding ABC transporter permease has translation MKLWQYIVRRLILLFPVIIGVTLITFAVSFVIPANPARAWAGPKAPPSTVEEIKEKYHLNDPLYVQYYYYITGVFTGNWGYSHSQKRPVAACLADFFPATFELTLWAMMIAIPTGIYLGVVSAVKRNKIPDHLSRIFALSGVSMPIFWLGLLLILLFYTYLGWFPASGRGIPPSHIYTGLYILDSILSLDWTSLVSDVWHIILPAVTLSYATLAVITRMTRSSMLEVLRLDYIKTAKAKGLSDKVVIYRHALRNALIPTLTVSGLAFAGLLGGAVLTETIFAWPGMGRYAYQAISSLDYPAIMGVTLLMAIIFVIGNLIVDIMYAYLDPRIKLGE, from the coding sequence ATGAAACTCTGGCAATATATTGTTAGAAGACTAATACTGCTTTTCCCGGTTATAATCGGTGTGACTCTGATAACATTTGCCGTGTCTTTTGTAATCCCTGCGAATCCTGCAAGAGCTTGGGCAGGTCCAAAGGCACCACCTTCAACTGTTGAGGAGATAAAGGAAAAATACCATCTAAACGATCCTTTGTATGTTCAGTACTATTATTACATCACAGGGGTGTTTACGGGTAACTGGGGATACTCTCATTCTCAAAAGAGGCCTGTAGCTGCATGTCTTGCAGATTTCTTTCCTGCAACCTTTGAATTAACTTTATGGGCGATGATGATAGCTATTCCTACTGGAATATATCTGGGTGTTGTTTCGGCAGTAAAGAGAAACAAAATTCCTGACCATCTTTCAAGGATATTTGCCCTGAGCGGAGTTTCTATGCCAATATTCTGGCTTGGTTTGCTGTTGATCCTTCTGTTCTATACATATCTGGGCTGGTTCCCTGCAAGTGGGAGAGGAATTCCACCATCACATATTTACACTGGACTTTACATCTTGGATAGCATACTTTCCTTGGACTGGACATCCTTGGTATCGGATGTATGGCACATAATACTTCCTGCAGTTACTTTGTCATATGCAACTCTTGCAGTGATAACAAGGATGACTCGATCTAGTATGCTTGAGGTCCTGAGACTTGATTACATAAAAACAGCCAAGGCAAAGGGCCTATCCGATAAGGTTGTGATATACAGACATGCGCTGAGAAATGCTCTGATTCCAACCCTAACAGTGTCTGGTCTTGCCTTTGCTGGGTTGCTTGGAGGTGCAGTTCTCACTGAAACAATTTTCGCGTGGCCTGGAATGGGTAGATACGCCTATCAAGCTATATCTTCCCTTGATTACCCTGCGATTATGGGAGTGACATTACTCATGGCTATAATCTTTGTGATTGGCAATTTGATAGTTGATATAATGTACGCATACCTTGATCCAAGAATAAAGTTGGGAGAGTGA
- the priS gene encoding DNA primase catalytic subunit PriS, with amino-acid sequence MDANTAFLKSKFREYYLKSDVILPPRFTRREYGFMFFDKKFVLRHKRFENKKQLKRFLVDYVPKHAYYSTAYYINPSEQDMEEKGWLGADLIFDLDADHIPETEGKSYEEMLAIVKKETEKLIFGFLLGDMGFNEQDLFLSFSGGRGYHVYVRTEKVFRLSSDERREIVNYITGEAVDINRFILKDRIKIGRKKMRELYYLYPYEYGGWYSKIHRGITEESRRLFEIYQNAGKEELVNEIDKIIKNKKLSKKIVRELLEESKEYTTKIEYLARSDESQKLQIFNDDGIRDAFIQYIKEKLRIRSEIDEPVTTDIHRLIRLTGSLHGKTGFIVKPLSIKEFKKFDPLIDAIPETFKNENSKVNPRIKIDLSLNRRKFIFNEEKCVPDYLAIFLIARGMADFVAGC; translated from the coding sequence GTGGATGCTAACACGGCATTTCTAAAGTCAAAATTTCGAGAGTATTATCTGAAAAGCGACGTTATTCTTCCCCCGAGATTTACCCGAAGGGAATATGGATTTATGTTTTTTGATAAAAAATTCGTTCTCAGGCATAAGAGATTTGAGAACAAAAAGCAGTTGAAAAGGTTCTTGGTGGATTACGTTCCAAAGCATGCCTACTATTCCACAGCATATTACATAAATCCCTCAGAACAGGATATGGAGGAGAAGGGCTGGTTGGGTGCGGATCTCATCTTTGATCTGGATGCGGATCACATACCCGAAACGGAGGGAAAGAGTTACGAGGAGATGCTTGCCATAGTTAAAAAGGAGACTGAAAAATTGATATTCGGCTTTCTACTGGGGGACATGGGATTTAACGAGCAGGACCTTTTCTTGAGTTTTTCTGGAGGTAGGGGTTACCATGTCTATGTGCGTACCGAGAAGGTTTTTCGGCTAAGTAGCGATGAACGCAGGGAAATTGTGAATTACATTACTGGCGAGGCTGTGGATATAAACCGTTTCATACTGAAGGATAGAATAAAAATAGGGAGGAAGAAAATGCGTGAACTTTATTATCTCTATCCCTACGAGTACGGGGGCTGGTACTCAAAGATACACAGAGGAATAACCGAAGAATCCAGGCGTCTCTTTGAGATATACCAGAACGCCGGAAAGGAAGAATTGGTCAATGAAATAGATAAAATAATAAAAAACAAAAAGTTGTCAAAGAAGATCGTACGTGAGCTTTTGGAAGAGAGCAAGGAATACACTACAAAAATTGAATATCTAGCAAGAAGTGATGAGTCACAAAAACTCCAGATTTTTAATGATGATGGAATTCGCGATGCGTTCATTCAATACATAAAAGAGAAGTTAAGGATCAGGAGCGAGATTGATGAGCCCGTCACCACGGATATCCACAGACTTATAAGATTGACAGGATCCTTGCATGGAAAGACGGGATTCATTGTAAAGCCCCTTAGCATAAAAGAGTTCAAAAAATTCGATCCACTGATAGATGCCATACCCGAAACTTTCAAAAATGAGAACTCAAAGGTGAATCCGAGGATCAAAATTGATTTGAGTTTGAACCGAAGAAAATTCATTTTTAATGAGGAGAAATGCGTGCCTGACTATCTTGCAATATTCTTGATTGCCAGAGGTATGGCAGATTTTGTCGCAGGATGCTGA
- a CDS encoding OB-fold nucleic acid binding domain-containing protein, with amino-acid sequence MDVDSLYHLVEDLMGYDRFLYEIKSRREKYGGLLTDEAIAYLIVDELGRNPGNKMKIVDLYDGINATVEAEIVGMGEIETRKNGAMRILKIDIRDDTGTCQLVLWNDEIERIGKNLKVGMRIKIINGYVRDNMYGLQISLGRWGMILVI; translated from the coding sequence ATGGACGTTGACTCACTCTACCATCTTGTGGAGGACCTGATGGGTTACGATAGATTCCTTTACGAGATAAAGAGCAGAAGAGAAAAATACGGTGGACTCCTGACTGATGAGGCCATTGCATATCTCATAGTTGATGAACTCGGGAGGAATCCAGGAAACAAAATGAAAATTGTTGATCTATACGATGGCATAAACGCCACCGTGGAGGCGGAGATAGTTGGAATGGGGGAGATTGAAACCCGAAAAAACGGAGCGATGCGCATTCTGAAGATAGATATACGTGACGATACAGGCACATGTCAACTCGTTCTTTGGAATGATGAGATTGAAAGAATAGGAAAAAATTTGAAGGTCGGTATGAGGATAAAAATAATAAACGGCTATGTGCGGGACAATATGTATGGACTTCAGATTTCCCTTGGAAGATGGGGTATGATTTTGGTTATATAG
- a CDS encoding ABC transporter ATP-binding protein codes for MNDDTIIQIYGLKKYFPVKGGIFGKVIANVKAVDNVSIEIKRGETFGIVGESGCGKTTLGRTILRLIKADDGMVFFDLPRDLQGRVRELVGKRDERSKKELLEIRKKYDLNMKKDKEMMHYRKKMQIVFQDPQSSLDPRMTIKKILAEPLLTHKIVPPSKVESRIIELLELVGLKKEHLHRFPHEFSGGQRQRIGIARALSLNPDFIVLDEPTSALDVSVQAQILNLLKKLQKDFKLTYMFITHDLSVARHMSHRIGVMYVGKLVELAPADELFNDPLHPYTKLLLESIPLPDPTKRKRERKLFTGEVPSAVNPPKGCRFHPRCSYFMAGVCDKLEPPMIEVKKGHYVACHMYTKG; via the coding sequence ATGAATGATGACACAATAATTCAGATTTACGGACTTAAAAAATATTTCCCAGTTAAGGGGGGCATTTTTGGGAAGGTTATTGCCAATGTCAAGGCGGTTGATAATGTGAGCATAGAGATCAAGAGGGGAGAGACCTTTGGTATTGTGGGTGAAAGCGGATGTGGCAAAACCACACTTGGAAGAACCATTTTGCGTCTGATTAAGGCCGATGATGGCATGGTATTCTTTGATCTGCCACGGGATCTTCAGGGCAGGGTGAGAGAACTTGTAGGGAAGAGAGATGAAAGATCCAAGAAGGAACTGCTGGAAATAAGAAAGAAGTACGATCTAAATATGAAGAAGGATAAGGAAATGATGCATTACAGGAAAAAAATGCAAATAGTTTTCCAGGATCCTCAATCTTCTCTGGATCCGAGAATGACCATAAAGAAGATTCTTGCTGAACCCTTGCTCACCCATAAAATCGTTCCTCCCAGCAAGGTAGAAAGCAGAATTATAGAACTGCTCGAACTTGTTGGACTAAAAAAGGAGCATCTTCACAGATTCCCCCATGAGTTCAGTGGAGGCCAGAGACAGAGAATAGGAATAGCCAGGGCTTTGTCTCTGAATCCAGATTTCATCGTGCTCGATGAACCCACATCTGCCCTTGATGTCTCCGTTCAGGCCCAGATTTTAAATCTTCTTAAAAAATTACAGAAGGATTTCAAACTTACATATATGTTCATAACTCACGATCTCAGTGTGGCAAGGCATATGAGTCATAGAATCGGAGTTATGTACGTTGGAAAACTTGTGGAACTCGCACCAGCAGATGAACTGTTCAATGATCCATTACATCCCTACACAAAGTTACTTTTGGAGTCAATTCCTCTGCCTGATCCAACAAAGAGAAAGAGAGAAAGAAAACTTTTCACAGGCGAGGTTCCAAGTGCGGTCAATCCTCCAAAGGGCTGCCGTTTCCATCCCAGGTGCAGTTATTTCATGGCGGGAGTCTGTGATAAACTTGAGCCACCGATGATCGAGGTCAAGAAAGGCCACTATGTTGCTTGCCATATGTACACTAAGGGATAA
- a CDS encoding ABC transporter permease, producing the protein MKEHESQIKEFKYTLHLMRRSPLTLVGLGLLIFIFLVAIFAPWIAPYHPENVGGQQYWPYNFSQALQPPSWKHPFGTDDMGHDLYSMVIYGTREALYIGFIVVMVAMLIGVLLGAYAGYIGGWFDEIMMRICDMFFAFPGLVLAMAITAALGPGLQNVMYALMIVWWPGYTRIVRGQVLSVKQNQYVEAARAIGISRFKIIWKHVIPNSLPPILVQATMDLGNVILTAAGLAFLGLGAAAYTADWGVMVSQGRTWLVAGYWWWSTFPGLAIFVTVLAFNLFGDGLRDILDPRLRR; encoded by the coding sequence ATGAAGGAGCACGAATCCCAAATCAAAGAGTTCAAATATACTTTGCATCTTATGAGGAGAAGCCCACTAACTCTTGTGGGTCTCGGGCTTCTGATTTTTATATTTCTCGTTGCAATATTTGCACCCTGGATTGCTCCGTATCATCCTGAGAATGTGGGCGGTCAGCAGTACTGGCCTTACAATTTCTCCCAAGCACTTCAGCCCCCTAGTTGGAAACATCCTTTCGGGACAGATGATATGGGTCACGACCTGTACAGTATGGTCATCTACGGCACTCGAGAGGCACTTTACATAGGGTTTATTGTGGTAATGGTGGCTATGCTCATAGGAGTTCTCCTTGGAGCCTACGCGGGATACATAGGAGGATGGTTTGATGAGATCATGATGAGAATCTGTGACATGTTCTTTGCATTTCCAGGTCTTGTGCTTGCCATGGCCATAACTGCTGCTCTGGGCCCCGGACTTCAAAATGTCATGTACGCTTTGATGATCGTGTGGTGGCCCGGATATACTAGGATAGTGAGGGGTCAGGTGCTCTCTGTAAAGCAGAATCAGTATGTGGAGGCTGCCAGGGCAATTGGAATAAGCAGATTCAAGATCATATGGAAGCATGTGATACCAAATTCTTTACCTCCAATTCTGGTTCAGGCCACGATGGACCTCGGAAACGTGATTTTGACCGCCGCGGGCCTAGCGTTTCTTGGGTTGGGTGCAGCGGCCTATACTGCTGACTGGGGAGTAATGGTCAGTCAGGGAAGAACCTGGCTTGTTGCTGGATACTGGTGGTGGTCAACATTTCCAGGGTTGGCCATATTCGTTACAGTGCTTGCTTTCAATCTGTTTGGTGATGGACTCAGAGATATCCTAGATCCGAGGTTGAGGAGGTGA
- the pfdA gene encoding prefoldin subunit alpha produces the protein MNEEELERNLATLEILKAQITNLQKQIEALENSIREHKRAKETLEGYLNMEDEEILVPIGAGVLISAKVEEKKGLVTIGNEIYTEMPLEKIIERIDERRKDLENLELKLSTDIKKLQENYAILSAKVEQDYAKYVEERQNVQGP, from the coding sequence ATGAATGAGGAGGAGCTGGAGAGAAATCTGGCCACACTTGAGATTCTGAAGGCTCAGATAACCAACCTGCAGAAACAGATTGAGGCCCTTGAAAATTCCATCAGAGAGCATAAAAGGGCAAAGGAGACTCTGGAGGGATATCTGAACATGGAAGACGAGGAGATTCTTGTGCCTATAGGCGCAGGGGTGCTCATATCTGCAAAGGTTGAAGAGAAAAAGGGGCTCGTCACAATAGGCAACGAGATTTACACCGAAATGCCACTGGAAAAAATCATTGAGAGAATAGACGAGCGCAGGAAAGATCTGGAAAACTTGGAACTCAAGCTCTCTACAGATATCAAAAAGCTCCAGGAGAATTATGCGATTCTAAGCGCAAAGGTTGAGCAGGACTACGCGAAGTATGTAGAGGAGAGGCAAAATGTTCAGGGGCCTTAA